The Anaerolineae bacterium genomic sequence GCCGGGTGCGACGGGCGGGCACCAACGGATCGGGGGCGGATGCGCTGGCGACGCGGGCCTGGAGCCCGAGCGCCTGTCGTTCCGTTCTGCGATCTGACTCGGGTCTGGTGGACGTCTCCGGCGCCGGCGAGGTGAGGCAGGGCCGCCCTCGCCGGCAGGCCGGTGACGCGCCCGCCACCGCCCTAGAGACCCGGCAGCAACTACCCCCGCAACACCAATCGCCCCTCGGCGTTAGCCTCGACCTTGTCCCTCGACCAGAGCATGGGGTGATAGTGGCCCTCTCGCCAGAGGGAGATCATGTCGTCGTAGTGAGGGCTGGCGGGATGGCCGGACTGGCCCGTGGGCAGGATGGCGCGGCTGGAGTCCCAGTCGGAGAGGTCCACGATCATGCGCCACGAAGGGCCGGCAGAGTAGTCGTTGAGGGGAAGCCGAGGCAGGTAGAAAGAGGCATTGACGGTGGTCTGGTCGCCGCCCACAGGGTAGGGGCCGCGGTCCAGCAGGCGGCTCAAGGGACGGCGCTGGCCCAAGGCGTGGTGGAAGCGGAGGCGATGCAGGTCGCCCCACCGCCAGCGGGTGAGGTCCTCGCCGTGGTGGTGGGTCAGGTAGGCGAGGGTGTCGTTCAGGGCCCCGGCCAGGATGTCCTCGCGCGACAGAGGGTTGCCGTCTCTGTCGCGGAACCACTCCCGCTCGTCCTCTTCCAGCAGACAGCGAAGGACCTGGCGGCTGTTATCCACCTGCAGGCCGCTGTAGTGGAACAGGGGGCCCAGGCTGAGGCCCAGGTAGCGCTCAGTGAGGTCCCCCAGCCACGGGCGGAAGACGCGCTCGGCGGCGAAGTGCTCCACCAGCTTATGGACGGTGGCGGGCACGGAGTCAGGGGTCAGCTCGCAATTCCATTCGCGCAGGAGGGTCAGGACCCGGGCCGCGCGAGGACGATTGTCCTGCAGCGCCGGGTGCTCGAGCAGGGTGGGGGCGAGGGAAGTGAGGAGGCGCCGGAAGGTCTGGGCGGGGAGCGAGTGAACGTCGTTCTGGATGCGGGCGAAGTCGTCGGCCGAGAGGCGGTCTTTCTCCAGCAGCAAGTCGGCGATGCGGCGGGCACGGAAGCCGTCGTACTGCTCGCAGGAGAAGCAGTGCGGGTACTCCAGGCCCGCGACCTTGTTATTGGCGCTGACGACGTAGTGCGTCTTGGGGTTGAGGGCGTGGGGAAGCTCCTCGAAGGGTATCCAGCCCTGCCACTCGTTCTCGTCTTCCCAGCCGGGCACGGGCACCAGCCCCAGTCGCCCCGGTCGGAGGGGCACCTTTCCGGGGACGTAGAGGCCGATGTTGCCCTCGACATCGGCGTAGACGAAGTTCTGCGAGGGACAGTCGAAATCGCGGAGCGCCTGGGTGAACTCGTCCCAGTTGCGGGCACGGTTGAGGGCCAGGACGGAGCGGGATAGGTGGGAAGGTTCGTGTCCAGTCCAGCGGAGGGATAGGGCGACGCGGCTGCTCTCACTGTCGAGGGGCAGCACCGACGTGACCACGGGGCCATGCCGCGTCTTGGTGACCTCCAGGAGGCGGGGAGCTGCCTCGCCGCGCACGCGGATGTACTCGTGGTGGATGGTAGCCTGCTCCCAGGTGTCACCGGTTCGGTACAGGGTGGAATCATCGGGGTGGAACCGCTCCAGGTAGAGGTCCTGGGTGTCCGGGAGGGAGGCGGTGACGCCCCAGGCGATGCGGTCGTTGTGGCCGATGACCACGCCGGGGACGCCCGGGAAGGTGACGCCGGTGACCTCAAGGTCGGGGGCGCTCAGGTGGTTCTCGTACCAGACGGCGGGGATGTCCAGCCCCAGGTGGGGGTCGTTGGCGAGGAGGGGCATGCCGGTGGCCGACTTATGCCCGTCCACCACCCAGTTGTTGCTGAGGCCCTGGTAGCGGAGGGCGGGCAGCCAAGCGCGAGCGCGGTCGAACTCCTCCAGGAGCTGGGCGGCAAGGTCGGCGCCGGTCTGGTCAGGCAGGACGAGGGGATTGTCGGCGGGGTAGTCTCCCCGAAGGCGGGC encodes the following:
- a CDS encoding penicillin acylase family protein, which codes for MRHSRTLVIAAALTAATALLRYLYRRPLPKTDGVEAAHGLDHPVEIIRDRWGVPHIYALNQHDLLFAQGYVHAQDRLWQMEFSRRLAHGRLAEIVGPPAFEADRLFRTLGLTRAAQRDLRLTDSDTLDALQAYADGVNCWLRHHTSALPLEFQLLRTAPEPWQPLDTLAWGRMQAWILSHNWEQEVLNAALISHLGPECAARLRGDYPADNPLVLPDQTGADLAAQLLEEFDRARAWLPALRYQGLSNNWVVDGHKSATGMPLLANDPHLGLDIPAVWYENHLSAPDLEVTGVTFPGVPGVVIGHNDRIAWGVTASLPDTQDLYLERFHPDDSTLYRTGDTWEQATIHHEYIRVRGEAAPRLLEVTKTRHGPVVTSVLPLDSESSRVALSLRWTGHEPSHLSRSVLALNRARNWDEFTQALRDFDCPSQNFVYADVEGNIGLYVPGKVPLRPGRLGLVPVPGWEDENEWQGWIPFEELPHALNPKTHYVVSANNKVAGLEYPHCFSCEQYDGFRARRIADLLLEKDRLSADDFARIQNDVHSLPAQTFRRLLTSLAPTLLEHPALQDNRPRAARVLTLLREWNCELTPDSVPATVHKLVEHFAAERVFRPWLGDLTERYLGLSLGPLFHYSGLQVDNSRQVLRCLLEEDEREWFRDRDGNPLSREDILAGALNDTLAYLTHHHGEDLTRWRWGDLHRLRFHHALGQRRPLSRLLDRGPYPVGGDQTTVNASFYLPRLPLNDYSAGPSWRMIVDLSDWDSSRAILPTGQSGHPASPHYDDMISLWREGHYHPMLWSRDKVEANAEGRLVLRG